TGCCGGTATTGACAGGCGAAGTGATTGATGCTTCTGCCATGAGCATGGGCAAACTGAAGTCATTTCTGCAAGGTCAGATGGAAGATGCGATGCAAAAAAATGTGCTGTTCTCCATTCACCTTAAGGCGACCATGATGAAAGTGTCGGACCCGATCATTTTCGGTGCAGCCGTATCCGTCTTTTATAAAGAGATCTTTGATAAATACAAGGATACATTCGCGCAGTTGGGAGTTGATCCGAATAATGGACTGGGTGATGTATATAGCAAAATACAGGGGTTGCCCGATGATCAAAAGAAATCCATAGAGGAAGATATTAAGTTACTTTACGCGCAGCGTCCGGCATTGGCCATGGTTGATTCCGATAAAGGCATCACCAACCTGCATGTTCCGAGCGATGTGATTGTGGATGCGTCGATGCCTGCCATGATAAGGGCATCCGGACAGATGTGGAATGCAGATGGCAAACAGCAGGACACCAAGGCGATTATTCCGGATCGCTCATATGCCGGTGTATACCAGGCGACCATCGAGTTCTGTAAGAAGAACGGTGCTTTTGATCCGGCCACTATGGGAAGCGTATCGAATGTTGGTTTGATGGCGCAGAAGGCGGAAGAGTATGGCTCCCACGATAAGACGTTTCAATTGAAGGCCAACGGAAAAGTTCAGGTGAGGAATGCATCGGGTGATGTGATACTCGAACAAAGCATTGGTGCGGGTGATATTTTCAGAATGTGTCAGGTAAAGGACGCCCCGATCCGTGATTGGGTTAAGCTGGCTGTGAATCGTGCCAGAGCCACCGGAGTGCCTGCTGTATTCTGGTTAGATGAGAACCGGAGCCACGATGCCGAGTTGATTAAAAAGGTGAATATGTACCTGAAAGATCATGACACTTCCGGTTTGGAAATTCACATCATGTCACCGGTGGAAGCAACTAAATTTTCATTGCAACGAAGCAAGGAAGGCAAGGATACCATCTCTGTTACTGGAAATGTACTTCGGGACTATCTGACCGATCTGTTCCCTATTCTAGAACTAGGTACCAGCGCTAAAATGTTGTCTATCGTTCCGCTTATGAACGGAGGAGGCTTGTTCGAAACCGGAGCCGGTGGTTCCGCTCCAAAGCACGTTCAACAATTTAACCATGAGAATTATCTTCGCTGGGACTCGCTCGGGGAGTTTCTCGCACTTGCGGTATCGTTAGACCATCTTGCTGGTGTTACCGGTAATAAGAAAGCCAAGGTGCTGGCAGATACACTGGATGAAGCGACAGGTGTTTTCCTTAACAACGACAAATCACCCACCCGTGAAGTAGGTGGCATCGATAATCGTGGTAGCCATTTTTACCTGGCTTTGTACTGGGCTCAGGCACTGGCAAAGCAAACAGAAGATGCCGAACTCCAGGCTATATTTACGCCTTTGGCAAATGAGTTAACCCAGAAGGAAGACACCATTGTTCAGGAGTTAATCGGTGTTCAGGGAAAGCCTGTGGACGTTGGTGGTTATTATCATCCCAATGATCAGTTGGCGTCAAAAGCCATGAGGCCAAGCAAAACATTAAATGCTGCGCTTGAAATGGTTGCCCGGGAAACAGCCTGATGTCAATGCAAATAGCAAATAAAAAGCCCCTTCAACTGAAGGGGCTTTTTTGAAGCATACATGGGTGCTGGTTAGGTAAGCACCCTGGTCACTACTCCACGACCACCTGCTTCATTAACGACCACTGTTCACTCTTGATGTTAATGAAGTATATCCCCTTTTCTATACCCGGAAGTTCAATGTTCATAGATGATTGAGGGATAATGTATATTTGACGGTGCATGATGGTTTGTCCAATCATGTCAACAAGAGTCAATTCCCATGTACCGCTTGCATGATCCCCGAAAGAAAGTGTAAACTGCCCGTGGTTGGGATTAGGGAATAATCTGAAGGACGCTTCGGAAGGGGTGTTGGGAACCCCCACCGGAGCCCAGTATACTGAATCAGACAAAGAAGAACATCCGTTTCCGTCCTCAATGCTTACCTGGTAATATCCTGCCTGAGAAGGTGAGTAGCTGATGTTGGTGGCTCCGGAGATCAACCCCGCATTGAGATACCATTGATATGTATAGCCACTTTGGTCGCAAGATAACACGGATGTGCCCGAGGTGATGGTGGCTGCCGGTACGTTGAATACATCCGCAGTGACAGGTGTTCTTGCACTTTCACAACCAAAGCCCTGCACTTCCCAGTTGTAAAAGTAGTAATAATAGGTGTTGGCGGAAGCACTGGTCCCGGTAATGGAAACAATGTCATTGAGGGTATATGGGAAGCTGGCGCCGTCAGAGTTGCGGTAAAGGTCAACCGTATTTCCGCTTACTTTAATAAACATCCCATGTCCAGGTTCTATAACGAAATCCAAAGTAACCCGACTGTCTCCAGCCGGAATGTCAACAGTTTTGGAATGAAGCACATTGCCACCCTGACCATCCAGAACTTCGATGGTCCGGTTACCGGCAGTATTGGCATATACTTTTACAGATTTCAATGTAAACTTTGCCAGGGCATCAAAGAACAAACCGTGATCTGAATTAGCGGTGAAATACCCACCTCCACCAATTGAATTCGCCTGTGGTTCCATATCCTGCGGACTGACAGTGTTAAGTGCCGAGACATAATAGGTAGTGGTAGTGGTGGGTGTGGGTGCGTAGTTGGTGCCGCTGAAAATGAGGTTGCCTCCGGTGGCGGCATCATACCAATTGTATGATGCCCCCGATCCACTTCCAGATGCGGTTAAGGAAGCCTGTGTGCCTTCGCAAACCTGATCGCCCTGTACGGTGGGGGCAGTTAGTATGTTTACAGTGATGGATGCGGTTTTTACATCGGTGCCATTGCTGTTGGTGACCGTAAGTGTTACGGTATATGTGCCCGCAGAACTGTATGTGTGTGTTGGATCTGCTTGACTGGATGTTCCACCGTCGCCAAAATTCCAGCTCCATGATGTGGCGCTGGTGGAAATATCGG
This window of the Flavobacteriales bacterium genome carries:
- a CDS encoding NADP-dependent isocitrate dehydrogenase; this encodes MSKESRIIYTKTDEAPALATYSFLPIVKAFAVPAGVHLETRDISLAGRILANFPDFLKAEQKVADALTELGELAQTPEANIIKLPNISASIPQMTAAIKELQDQGYALPDYPEEPKDDREREIKSRYDKIKGSAVNPVLREGNSDRRAPKAVKNYVKQNPHRMGAWSADSKSHVSSMSEGDFFGSEKSVTVSAEENLSIVFVSEDGQESVLKDKVPVLTGEVIDASAMSMGKLKSFLQGQMEDAMQKNVLFSIHLKATMMKVSDPIIFGAAVSVFYKEIFDKYKDTFAQLGVDPNNGLGDVYSKIQGLPDDQKKSIEEDIKLLYAQRPALAMVDSDKGITNLHVPSDVIVDASMPAMIRASGQMWNADGKQQDTKAIIPDRSYAGVYQATIEFCKKNGAFDPATMGSVSNVGLMAQKAEEYGSHDKTFQLKANGKVQVRNASGDVILEQSIGAGDIFRMCQVKDAPIRDWVKLAVNRARATGVPAVFWLDENRSHDAELIKKVNMYLKDHDTSGLEIHIMSPVEATKFSLQRSKEGKDTISVTGNVLRDYLTDLFPILELGTSAKMLSIVPLMNGGGLFETGAGGSAPKHVQQFNHENYLRWDSLGEFLALAVSLDHLAGVTGNKKAKVLADTLDEATGVFLNNDKSPTREVGGIDNRGSHFYLALYWAQALAKQTEDAELQAIFTPLANELTQKEDTIVQELIGVQGKPVDVGGYYHPNDQLASKAMRPSKTLNAALEMVARETA